One stretch of Thermococcus sp. 21S9 DNA includes these proteins:
- the ppsA gene encoding phosphoenolpyruvate synthase — protein MSEYRFIRWFEELSKKDVPLVGGKGANLGELTNAGIPVPPGFCVTAEAYKYFVENVKVEDGRTLQEWIMDIISKTNVDDSKQLQENTAKIREKIMSMEMPEEIAKEIEDAYKKLSQRFNKDAVYVAVRSSATAEDLPEASFAGQQETYLDVYGVEDVIDKVKKCWASLWTARATFYRAKQGFDHSKVYLSAVVQKMVNSEKSGVMFTANPVTNDRNEIMINASWGLGEAVVSGSVTPDEYIVEKGTWKIKEKFIAKKEVMVVRNPETGKGTVYVKVAEYLGPEWVEKQVLTDDQIVEVAKLGAKIEEHYGWPQDIEWAYDKDDGKLYIVQSRPITTLKEAKSEEGAEVTEEAEVILKGLGASPGIGAGRVVVIFDASEIDKVKEGDVLVTTMTNPDMVPAMKRASAIITDEGGRTSHAAIVSRELGIPAVVGTKEATKKLKTGDYVTVDGTRGVVYKGIVKSLVEKKEEEKTAGGQVVVAGAPLVTATKVKVNVSMPEVAERAAATGADGVGLLRAEHMILSIGQHPVKFIKEGKEEELVEKLADGIRTVAAAFYPRPVWYRTLDAPTNEFKEMPGGEDEPDERNPMLGWRGIRRSLDQVELLKAEFKAIKKVVEEGYDNIGVMLPLVANPEQIRKAKEIARSVGLEPHKDVEWGIMVEVPAAALIIEDLIKEGLDFVSFGTNDLTQYTLAIDRDNDRIAYLYDEKHPAVLKLIENVIKVAKKYGVETSICGQAGSDPKMARILVRLGIDSISANPDAVELIRKTVAQEEQKILLEAARKKLLE, from the coding sequence ATGAGCGAATACAGGTTTATAAGGTGGTTCGAGGAGCTCAGCAAGAAGGATGTCCCCCTTGTCGGAGGCAAGGGCGCCAACCTTGGTGAGCTTACCAACGCCGGAATACCGGTTCCGCCCGGATTCTGTGTCACCGCTGAGGCCTACAAGTACTTTGTTGAGAACGTTAAGGTTGAGGACGGTAGGACCCTTCAGGAGTGGATTATGGACATCATAAGCAAGACCAACGTTGATGACTCCAAGCAGCTCCAGGAGAACACCGCCAAGATTAGAGAGAAGATAATGTCCATGGAGATGCCCGAGGAGATTGCCAAGGAGATTGAGGACGCCTACAAGAAGCTCAGCCAGAGGTTCAACAAGGATGCCGTTTACGTCGCCGTTCGCTCTTCTGCCACCGCCGAGGACCTTCCGGAGGCTTCCTTCGCCGGCCAGCAGGAGACCTACCTCGACGTCTACGGTGTTGAGGACGTCATAGACAAGGTCAAGAAGTGCTGGGCCTCACTCTGGACCGCGAGGGCTACCTTCTACAGGGCCAAGCAGGGCTTCGACCACAGCAAGGTTTACCTCAGCGCCGTCGTTCAGAAGATGGTCAACAGCGAGAAGAGCGGTGTCATGTTCACCGCCAACCCGGTCACCAACGACAGGAACGAGATAATGATTAACGCCAGCTGGGGCCTCGGTGAGGCCGTCGTCAGCGGAAGCGTCACCCCTGACGAGTACATCGTCGAGAAGGGCACCTGGAAGATAAAGGAGAAGTTCATCGCCAAGAAGGAAGTTATGGTCGTCAGGAACCCCGAGACCGGCAAGGGCACCGTCTACGTCAAGGTCGCCGAGTACCTCGGCCCCGAGTGGGTTGAGAAGCAGGTTCTCACCGACGACCAGATTGTTGAAGTTGCGAAGCTCGGTGCCAAGATTGAGGAGCACTACGGCTGGCCACAGGACATCGAGTGGGCCTACGACAAGGACGACGGCAAGCTCTACATCGTCCAGAGCAGGCCGATTACCACCCTCAAGGAGGCCAAGAGCGAGGAGGGCGCCGAGGTTACTGAAGAGGCCGAGGTCATCCTCAAGGGTCTCGGTGCCTCACCGGGCATCGGTGCCGGTAGGGTCGTCGTCATCTTCGACGCCAGCGAGATTGACAAGGTCAAGGAGGGCGACGTTCTCGTCACCACCATGACCAACCCGGACATGGTCCCGGCCATGAAGAGGGCCAGCGCCATCATCACCGATGAGGGTGGAAGGACCAGCCACGCCGCCATCGTTAGTAGGGAGCTCGGTATCCCGGCCGTCGTCGGTACCAAGGAGGCCACCAAGAAGCTCAAGACCGGCGACTACGTCACCGTTGACGGTACCCGCGGTGTCGTCTACAAGGGTATAGTTAAGAGCCTCGTCGAGAAGAAGGAGGAAGAGAAGACCGCCGGAGGGCAGGTCGTCGTTGCCGGTGCCCCGCTCGTCACCGCCACCAAGGTCAAGGTCAACGTCTCCATGCCCGAGGTCGCCGAGAGGGCCGCTGCCACCGGCGCCGACGGTGTCGGCCTCCTCCGCGCTGAGCACATGATACTCAGCATCGGCCAGCACCCGGTCAAGTTCATCAAGGAGGGCAAGGAGGAGGAGCTCGTCGAGAAGCTCGCCGACGGAATAAGGACCGTCGCAGCTGCCTTCTACCCGAGGCCGGTCTGGTACAGGACCCTTGACGCCCCGACCAACGAGTTCAAGGAGATGCCCGGTGGAGAGGACGAGCCGGACGAGAGGAACCCGATGCTCGGCTGGCGCGGAATCAGGAGGAGCCTTGACCAGGTCGAGCTCCTCAAGGCCGAGTTCAAGGCCATCAAGAAGGTCGTCGAGGAGGGCTACGACAACATCGGCGTCATGCTCCCGCTCGTCGCCAACCCCGAGCAGATAAGGAAGGCCAAGGAGATAGCCCGCTCAGTTGGCCTCGAGCCACACAAGGACGTCGAGTGGGGAATCATGGTCGAGGTTCCCGCGGCCGCGCTCATCATCGAGGACCTCATCAAGGAGGGCCTTGACTTCGTCAGCTTCGGTACCAACGACCTCACCCAGTACACCCTCGCCATCGACAGGGACAACGACAGGATTGCCTACCTCTACGACGAGAAGCACCCGGCCGTTCTCAAGCTCATCGAGAACGTCATCAAGGTCGCCAAGAAGTACGGCGTCGAGACCAGCATCTGCGGACAGGCCGGAAGCGACCCGAAGATGGCCAGGATTCTCGTCAGGCTCGGCATCGACAGCATCAGCGCCAACCCCGATGCCGTCGAGCTCATCAGGAAGACCGTTGCCCAGGAGGAGCAGAAGATACTCCTCGAGGCGGCCAGGAAGAAGCTCCTTGAGTGA